AGCGGCCGTAGCGATCCTCCAGGCGGACGACATCGTCCAGCTCCGGGGTGCTCACCTCGAACAGCTCGGAATCCTCGAGCGCCTCCAGGCGGTGCCGCGTGCCGGGCCGGACGCGCCGGGCGTCTCCCGGGTTCATGAACACTTCCACCAGCGCTCCCGCCTCTGCGATCCAGAGGCGCGCCTTGCCGCGGGCCAGGTAGAAGGTCTCATCCTTGCGGTCATGGTACTGCAGGCTCAGGATCTCCCCTTTTCGCACCACCAGGACCTTGCCGGCGTAGCGCTCGGTCTCCGCGAAGATGATCTCCTCACCCCAGGGCTTGCTGACTCGGCGCACGGTGTCTCCTAAGAGATGGCGGGGACGCTGCAGGCCCGTCCCGCCGGCAGCCGATCTCCCAGACGGTTCTGGAGCAGATCCTCGATTTCGCGGGCCGAGCCCAGGGAGAGCGCCGCGCGCGACAGCTGGTGCATCTCGGCCATCGAGATGCTGCGCAGGAGGTGCTTCACCTCCGGGATGGCGGAGGGTTTCATGCTCAGCTCGCGGATCCCCATTCCGGCCAAGAGCGCGGCGCACAGCGGGTCGGCGGCCATCTCGCCGCACAGCGTCACCCGGATGCCGCAGGCCCGCGCCGCTTCGGTCACGCCATGAATCTGCCGCAGCACCGCCGGATGGAGCGGCCGGTACAGGTGCGCCACGTTGGGATTGCCGCGGTCGATGGCCAGGCTGTACTGGATCAGATCGTTGGTGCCGATGCTGAAGAAGTCGACCTCGCGCGCCAGGATGTCGGCGATGGCCGCGGCGGCGGGGGTCTCGATCATCGCGCCGAAGCTGATGCGGTCCGGAACGCTTATTCCCTCCGCCAGAAGCTCGCGGCGGCAGCCTTCGAGGGCCTCTTTTGCCAGGAGGATCTCCTCGCGATCGGTCACCATCGGGACCATCAGCGAAAGCCCCCCTTCCGCGGCGGCCCGCAGGAAGCCGCGCAGCTGCGCACGGAAAATGTCCATGCGCCGCAGGCAGAAGCGGATCGCCCGCAATCCCATGACCGGGTTGGCTTCCTCTTTCTCGAGAATCCGGTGGAAGTATTTCTCTCCGCCGAGGTCCAAGGTGCGAATCACCACCGGCAGCGGGCTCATGGTCTCGGCCAGCTTGCGGTAGGTGGCCCGATGGTCCTCCTCGGTGGGAAGATCGGGGGCCAGGTGAAGAAACAGGAACTCGGAGCGGTAGAGCCCCACTCCCTCGGCGCCGAAGCGCAGCGCGGCGCCCGCCTCGTCCGGAAGCTCGAGGTTCGCCTGCATCGTCACGGTGGCGCCGTCCAGGGTGATGGCGGGATGCTTGCGCTCCTGCAGCAGCGACTCTTCGCGCTTTTTCTCCTGGACCGAAGCCTCCAGGTACTCGGAGCGCAGCGCTTCGGGCGGGCTCACGAAGACCGTGCCGCTGCGCCCGTCCACCACCAGGCTCTCGCCGCCCCGCACCTCCGAGACGATGCCGCGCAGCCCGACCACCGCCGGTACGCGCAAGGCGTTGGCGATGATGGCGGTGTGCGACGTCTGGCCCCCTTCCTCGATCACCAGCCCGGCGACACGGTCCCGATTCAAGAGGACCAGGTCCGAAGGCGACAGGACCTTCGAAACGATGATCACGTCTTCCTTCAGCTCCGCCAGATCGTGGCGCTGCCCACCGGAGAGGGCCTGCTGGATGCGGGCGTGGACGTCCTCGACGTCGCTGCCGCGATCGCGG
The window above is part of the Candidatus Polarisedimenticolia bacterium genome. Proteins encoded here:
- a CDS encoding cupin domain-containing protein — protein: MRRVSKPWGEEIIFAETERYAGKVLVVRKGEILSLQYHDRKDETFYLARGKARLWIAEAGALVEVFMNPGDARRVRPGTRHRLEALEDSELFEVSTPELDDVVRLEDRYGRSGRKDG
- the ptsP gene encoding phosphoenolpyruvate--protein phosphotransferase → MNEVRSSGKTLRGMGVSPGIAVGSALLLETPSGSIFRVPVPADRVAREITRLRRALVRCKRQLLQARAKALKEAGEGYARVFDAQLMILEDSSLIRETTETIRRDQVNAEWAVRGIVERYLKILSGLGEAAARDRGSDVEDVHARIQQALSGGQRHDLAELKEDVIIVSKVLSPSDLVLLNRDRVAGLVIEEGGQTSHTAIIANALRVPAVVGLRGIVSEVRGGESLVVDGRSGTVFVSPPEALRSEYLEASVQEKKREESLLQERKHPAITLDGATVTMQANLELPDEAGAALRFGAEGVGLYRSEFLFLHLAPDLPTEEDHRATYRKLAETMSPLPVVIRTLDLGGEKYFHRILEKEEANPVMGLRAIRFCLRRMDIFRAQLRGFLRAAAEGGLSLMVPMVTDREEILLAKEALEGCRRELLAEGISVPDRISFGAMIETPAAAAIADILAREVDFFSIGTNDLIQYSLAIDRGNPNVAHLYRPLHPAVLRQIHGVTEAARACGIRVTLCGEMAADPLCAALLAGMGIRELSMKPSAIPEVKHLLRSISMAEMHQLSRAALSLGSAREIEDLLQNRLGDRLPAGRACSVPAIS